The Rhodocytophaga rosea genome has a segment encoding these proteins:
- a CDS encoding START-like domain-containing protein, with translation MGKYKYTAEFEIRASNKMLFPYMTNPAGLAQWFADKVNIDENKVFNFIWDNKPHYARLTAQRLNRYVKFEFLPDGDLNSNDPAYIEFKLDMNELTQSSFLKITDYSETDNEDDLKELWTHLVSNLRETVGG, from the coding sequence ATGGGTAAATACAAATACACGGCAGAGTTTGAAATACGGGCATCTAATAAAATGCTTTTCCCCTATATGACCAACCCTGCCGGACTTGCCCAATGGTTTGCTGATAAGGTAAATATTGATGAGAACAAAGTGTTTAATTTTATATGGGATAATAAACCACATTATGCCCGTTTGACTGCCCAGCGTTTAAACCGCTATGTGAAATTTGAATTTCTGCCCGACGGCGACTTAAACTCAAATGATCCTGCCTATATAGAATTTAAGCTGGATATGAACGAACTTACCCAATCTTCGTTTTTAAAGATAACTGATTACTCAGAAACCGATAATGAAGATGATCTCAAAGAACTGTGGACACACCTGGTATCGAATTTGAGAGAAACTGTTGGTGGCTAA
- a CDS encoding helix-turn-helix domain-containing protein, translated as MRYIKKITDKQKQDLEKIHKDSKSYQERNRCQCILLSNQGYQVQKLASIFQVSQLSIYKWFDRFEKTGVVGLKNQKGKGRKPILTTSNATHVEVVENSIEKEKQQLKLAKREIEAKLGTAMSEMTLKRFLKKLTTDGNVSVNG; from the coding sequence ATGCGTTATATCAAGAAGATTACAGACAAGCAAAAACAAGACTTAGAGAAGATTCATAAAGATAGTAAAAGTTATCAGGAACGTAACCGTTGCCAATGTATACTGTTATCCAATCAAGGCTATCAAGTACAGAAGTTAGCAAGCATTTTTCAAGTAAGTCAGTTAAGTATTTATAAGTGGTTTGATCGCTTTGAGAAAACAGGTGTGGTAGGGTTAAAGAACCAAAAAGGGAAAGGCAGAAAACCCATCCTTACTACCAGTAATGCTACCCATGTTGAAGTAGTGGAAAATAGCATAGAGAAAGAAAAACAACAACTTAAATTAGCTAAGCGAGAGATAGAAGCTAAATTAGGCACGGCTATGAGTGAGATGACCTTGAAGCGGTTTTTAAAAAAATTGACTACCGATGGAAACGTTTCCGTAAATGGATAA
- a CDS encoding IS630 family transposase — protein sequence MQNKEAYEQKVKRLHALLYLAQTGSIDLYFGDESGFCLTPCVPYGWIKKGEHAPILSQRSTRINVFGLLSTNNELLTYQKSGSLNADFIIECVEAFSTSISKFTVIVLDNASWHTCGLWEVKKEEWEQKGLYIFLLPKYSPHLNRIERFWKQVKYHWLKAEDYLSVEALKEALYTIFSGLGTYFKLDFKKLEVDENIILNCV from the coding sequence TTGCAAAACAAAGAAGCATATGAGCAGAAAGTCAAGCGATTACATGCTTTGCTTTATTTGGCACAGACAGGCAGTATAGATTTATATTTTGGAGACGAATCAGGGTTTTGCCTTACCCCTTGTGTACCTTATGGATGGATCAAAAAAGGCGAACACGCCCCTATTTTATCCCAAAGAAGTACAAGGATAAATGTATTTGGCTTGTTAAGTACAAATAATGAGTTGCTTACTTATCAGAAAAGTGGGAGTCTAAACGCTGACTTTATCATTGAATGTGTAGAGGCCTTCTCAACATCTATTTCCAAGTTTACTGTCATAGTCTTAGACAACGCCTCCTGGCATACATGTGGCCTATGGGAAGTCAAAAAAGAAGAATGGGAACAGAAAGGATTATACATCTTTTTGCTGCCTAAGTATAGTCCTCATCTTAACAGGATCGAACGATTTTGGAAGCAGGTGAAATATCATTGGCTCAAAGCCGAAGACTATCTGTCTGTAGAAGCGCTTAAGGAGGCACTTTATACCATCTTTTCAGGATTGGGTACTTACTTTAAACTTGATTTTAAAAAACTTGAAGTAGATGAAAATATTATACTTAATTGTGTTTAA
- a CDS encoding cytochrome-c peroxidase, producing MRFKFIVFSIVLFYILLIGTYAQVASETDEPIQTGPYPLTIPHKFGPGFKIPENNPLTYEGIALGRMLFYEKKLSRDNSISCGTCHQQRLAFTDGKAFSHGVHGKQGRRSSMSLANLLWKFKFFWDGRVSTLEEQALIPIQDTLEMNLPLDEAVAKLQNTAEYPAQFKMVFGTDQITAENIAKALAQFERILISSDSRYDKFLRGELELTEQEKLGMNLFMTHPEPANKLRGANCGDCHGTYKTSMHGIHNNGLDIEPKDKGRELVTGKETDRGKFRAPSLRNIALTAPYMHDGRFKTLEEVLDHYNEHIQSSATLDPLIIEATNQVGGATLLLEPEEKKAVLAFLYTLTDSTFITDKRFSDPYLKEVSANNKKKKK from the coding sequence ATGAGGTTTAAATTTATAGTTTTTAGTATTGTACTTTTTTACATACTATTGATAGGTACTTACGCTCAGGTAGCCTCTGAAACAGATGAGCCCATTCAAACTGGCCCCTATCCTCTGACTATTCCTCATAAGTTTGGTCCAGGATTTAAAATTCCTGAAAATAACCCTTTGACATATGAAGGCATTGCCTTAGGCAGAATGCTTTTTTATGAAAAAAAACTATCCAGAGATAACTCTATCTCATGTGGGACCTGCCATCAGCAAAGGCTTGCATTTACGGATGGGAAAGCTTTTTCCCACGGCGTTCACGGCAAACAGGGACGAAGAAGTTCAATGTCGCTGGCTAACCTGCTATGGAAATTTAAATTTTTCTGGGATGGAAGGGTATCTACTCTGGAAGAGCAGGCATTAATCCCTATTCAGGATACGCTGGAAATGAACCTGCCGCTTGATGAGGCTGTAGCTAAACTGCAAAATACGGCTGAATACCCGGCTCAATTCAAAATGGTATTTGGAACCGACCAGATTACTGCTGAAAATATAGCCAAAGCATTGGCTCAGTTTGAACGAATTCTTATCTCTTCCGATTCCAGATATGATAAATTTTTGCGGGGTGAACTTGAATTGACAGAGCAAGAAAAACTGGGAATGAATTTATTTATGACCCATCCCGAGCCTGCTAATAAATTAAGAGGCGCTAATTGTGGAGATTGTCATGGAACCTATAAAACTTCCATGCATGGCATACATAATAATGGACTGGATATAGAACCGAAAGACAAAGGCAGAGAGTTAGTAACGGGTAAAGAAACAGATCGGGGCAAGTTTAGGGCTCCTTCTCTACGCAATATCGCTTTAACAGCTCCTTATATGCATGATGGCCGCTTTAAAACCCTGGAAGAAGTACTAGATCATTATAATGAACATATTCAATCCAGTGCAACTCTGGACCCACTTATTATAGAGGCCACCAATCAGGTAGGAGGCGCCACCCTCTTATTAGAACCAGAGGAGAAAAAGGCCGTGCTTGCTTTTCTTTATACCCTCACAGATTCTACTTTTATAACCGATAAGCGGTTTTCTGATCCCTATTTGAAAGAGGTTTCTGCAAACAATAAAAAGAAAAAAAAGTAA